Genomic segment of uncultured Desulfobacter sp.:
TCTGATATGTAGCCCCGTGCCTCATAGGATCGCAATTGTTTCTGGGAAAGGCCGGTCTCCCGGCTTGCATCACTGATGCTTAACGAATTTTTCATAAAACCTCCTGGTGATTAAAAATTGGGAAAAATGTCCCTCTGTGTATAAAGAGGTTACATTAATACCAGGGTGGATTTATGAACTTCGGGGTGGAGAAAGCTTAAATAGAAAGAGTTTAAAGGATTGTCAGATTATTCTTCTTCGTCGGCTTCGCGCTCGGCTTTACGGCGGCGGCGCTCACGTTCTTCTTCGGCCATTTCTTCGCTCATAGCCCCTGCCAACGCAATGTCATCCCAATCTGGGAAAAAATCACACATGCTTGCCTCCTTCATTAAAAATATTGCCTGAATAAGTGCTGGCTGTGCTCGGTTGTTTTTCAACTGGAAGGAACACCGCGTTGTCAGGGAGCATTTCACGGAAACGGTCCGGGATAGTGCCCTGGCTCCAAAGGTTACTGGTTGAAATTATACGACCATCAAAAAACTGTCTTGACATTGGGGTCCACTATACTGCCTACCGCCAAAGCCCTGGGGATAAGAGTTCTTTACGTCTGATATCATATAATGATTGCCGTTTACGACGACTCTCCTCTCGGCCAGGTCTTCTTGGTATTCTATTTTGAAGAGCCAAAAAGAACAGTCGAAGCAATTTCCTTTCAGATAAACATCAGGGTCAAGATTTTTGATGTAGATTTTGCCACAGCACTGGCAAGTGAATGTTTTAGCCATTTTTATTTACTCTTTTTATTCAATCCATAAATGGTTTCAAGGTTTTCCCTACACTTGTCACAAATCCCGTGACTGATCATGACGCCATTTGGAGACAGGGTCAGATTGTTCTTCGTTTTGGGGCACTCTTTTTCAGAAATTAAGCGGTTACACCAGGCGCATACTGTTCGGAATTTCATTTTATTTTCCTCCATTGTAATTCACCTCAGATACTTGAATTCAGGATTTAACCAGGGAGAGGATCTGGCCCCCGGCTTTCTCAAATTTATATACGTCGACTGTTGCCAGGCCTTCGGCCTTGGCTGAAGCTGTGAAGGCATTGATAATGTGGAAAAGAGTATTCCCCGGCTCCTGTTCAAAGGATTTCTTGACTATGTCAGCTTCATTTTGCGATAGCCCGAAACGCCTGCTGAATACATCAATTGAACCGAAGGGATCGTCAACGTGCGATTGGCAGGACAGCTTGAAATCTTCCTGATTGTGGGAAGAGCCTTCGATAACTGCGGACAAGGCCTCGGGGAAGTTGTCCAGCCCCCGGCTGCTGATATGCTTGAACCTGGCGGTCTTTGCTCTGGCAACGGAAATCAACCCGTTGGTGCAGACCAGCCGATAAAAGAAGGATTCGATGCTGAAGGCGATTAAGCCAACTTCACTGTTGCTAAAGGCAATGCCGGGCACTACTTCATCAAAGAATCCATTGCCGGATTTAACACCAAATGCCTTTTCGAACTCCGGTATCTTCAACAGGAACATGCCGTGATCAAGGGAATACTGAACTTTCAGGTTGTGATTAAAGCCCTGTTTAATGAGTTGTGCCAGGATCTCCATGTTGTCGAGGGGCTTATACCGCTCGGTAAATACGGCGCGAAGGGTTGAGCCATTAAATCTGCAAAAGAATGTATCCCGGCGCTGGCGCTCCTGCTCAATCCAAAAATTCAGATTGCGGGCCTGCAAATCTTCCGGGCAGCGGGACAGATACGAATAAGGCACCCGCAGGCGGTTGGAAAGAAGGCGCTGGGCTGTGGGAGCCACATCCACCTGTTTGCCTGAAATCCACATTTGTTTGAGGCTGTTAAATTCCATTTCATGAACGGGTATAACTTCATCAAAATGATTGATAGAATTCTGGTGAACTGCGTTGATTACGTTTTCGAGAGTTGTGGTGTTCGTCATGTTAAATCTCCTTTGTTGATTAAGTTTTTTTAGGTGGGAGCGGATTAATACCCGCATTGTGAGCAGATGATAACGGGCTCTTTGCCGTTTCTGATCGTGATATCGTTTCCGAGGCTGTGACACACGGTCACATGGTGCCCGCAATCCAGGCGGAACTTCTGGCCTTCAAGTGACTTGATGATTTTTCTCAAGGATTCGGTGTTCTGATACGCTTCCTTCTGCTGTTTGGTCATGGCGTCCTCCAATAAAAAAGGCCACCCAGAGCACATGCCCCAGATGGCCTTGTAATTGTCGTTGATGTTTCAGGAATAAATGGCGTTGCACCGATCCATGCTGATTTCCCAAAGTCCAATTTCATCGCTGGAAGAAAAGCCCTGGTTGAGCCACAATCCTCCATTGAAGACCTGGGGATGATGGCGCTGGTCAAAGTCGATGAACAAATTGCCGATGTACTGCCAAAGGCCACGCCCAACGATGGGATAACCTTCCAGGCGCTCAATTTTCTCCCACTCAGGTATCAGCATTTTATACAAGCCGATAAGTGCCGCCTCCTGATGCTCTGCCTGTTCAAAGATTGCCTGAAGGCGATGCTGAAGCTTCTTTATGGTGGTGATCCCCTGGTTAGCCAGGTGCTTCTCGATAAATTTTGTCGCTGTTGCTTTCATTGAACCCTCCTTGATTCTGGGCATAAAAAAACCTTCGCCGGGGATACCCAGGAAGGCCTAAAATGCTTGATTTACTGGTTGTTTAGTTTACTTAAATGATGTGCTCTCGCAATCGTTTTATGGCGTTAAAAGGGGCTAAATCTTTACTTTTTTTGATTAAAAGAACATCCGGCACATCGGGATCTATCACGGCAGGCTGAACAGACCTTTAAAGGGTCCAGGGTGGTGCCAAGATAATCAAGCACTTCACCCAGCGCCTTGGTCATGGGCATCTGCATTGCCCAGGCAATTCGTCGCAATGTCGCGCTATGTTCGGGGCTCAATTTTGGAGTGTATGCCATTTCCAATGCCCTCCGCTTTCTTCATCTCTTGGGTCGGTGATAATTCCGCCACCACGCCGGATCAATTCAATTTGCCCCGCAGGCTTCGGTGTCCAGTAAACATCATATTCAACTTGGTATAGCCCGAGAATCTTGATGTTTTTTAGATCCTGGAAGCTAACGTATCCCCACTCTGCCATTTCCAAATCACCATTCAGAATGCAAAAGCCGAACATCGTATCTACCTGGTCAAACTCTGCGATAAACCAGTGGGACTGACCAATGTGAAAATGGGCGTAGATGATTTTGTCTTGGGTCGGGATGTGTTCAGTTTGGTAAAGACCGGGGATGGTTGCCAATTGTGCTTCTTTCGGTGTGTTTTTCATGATGTTTCTCCTTGTTTAATGGCTGGATGTCAGCCGTTGATGTATTCAATGAACCTGGACGCCTCTACTCGGTTGAGGACATCCAGGTGTTTGTTGAATCGTTCATGGATAAGGCGGTTCAGGCCGTCTGCGGTGTATCCTTTGACGCCCGCCGACCTCAAAATGAAATCTTTTTGGCGCTGCGTGATCGCTTTTTCATCGGTGTGGACGCTGTGACGATCTGCCCCTGGTGGGAAATTGTAATCGTTACAATCTGACTTCCTGGGGAGCTTATGTTTCAATGTATGGCGATGCGTCTTGATGAAAACACCAGTAAGACCCGCCACACGTATGGTGGCATCAATCATTGCGGATTTTTCAGCCATTTTAACGCTGGTATTCAGCCGCCAATTATCTTCGCGTAGGTGTCTCGCCCCAGAACCTTCGGCAACTATCCTGCCACCGTGCGTTTTCAGCTCGCATTTGAGCAACACTTGGCTGATTTTCAGACCACGAAGGCATGCCTCTTCATACAGGTGAACGTTCGGAAAATGAGCCGTCAAACCCATCGCTGCGATTATCTTTTCTGCCCCTGCTTTCCAAAGAGTCAGTCCAGAGAAATGGCTGAAATCCCTGCACAGATAAGCTGCATCAGCCTTCGCAAGTGGACAATTTTGTGCGATGTGTACCCGGCCATAGTGAATGTCAGGCTCCAGGTTTTGTTTAATCCAGTGGATGAGTTTGCACTGGTTCTCCTGTCGGTTTTTCAATGCGTTTTCAAAGGTGTTTGTGGGCATGTCCAACGGGGAGATTGGAAAAGTTGCAATGCTCCCGGTGTCTGGCTGTTTCGTAAATTGTTTAATGGTGCTGATTTCTCCGATGTGATTCATGGGGTCCTCCTTTTTTGGGGTAAAAATATGAAAGGGCCTGCTCTATACGAACAAGCCCTCGTTGTTGGTTTTTCACAGGGACAGGGGGGGGGGAGATGCTGTGCTGTGGATTTAAGGGTTTAGGTTGAGGTGCTGGGTGGGGTGGTACTTACTGGTTGCTGTGCTGATCCGGCGATGTTCTGAAAGGCCTATGGATAAGGGGGGCTATAATGTATCAAACAGGAAAAGGACTCACTGCATTGATACTGGGTCCCAAAGGCGATAAATCAGTGGATTTGAAAATTGACGACTATGATGTGGTGGACTTTGGTCTTTTAATGTCTGGAAGGGGCTCCCAAAATATGGCGGGATGTTAAAAGGAACGGCCAACTATGAGATTTCGTTTTTTCCTCGTGATCTGGTTTCATATTTACATCTGGTTGCTTGGCTGATATTGGATGTTTCATATTCTTTTTTACAAAACGGGATCAAATTACATAAATACTTGTTTTATGGGACCCCATTTGCTGTTATGTGAGTTGCGTGCAAATTTAAAACTATTGTGTAATTATGAAATGTTAAGTTGAATTAGAAATTTATTGAAGGGGGGGATTCATATGGAAAGTTTTTGGCCTAAGACTATTAAGATTACCGGCTCCGTGGGTGTTGTAGCGTTCCTTTTGTATACAGTAATACGCTATATTTTTAGTGAACAAATTATAGTGTTATTCGGTAGTGAAAAACTATTCATTATAACTCGACATTGAGCAGTTGAATTTTAAAAAATTTGAATATACCCTCTTTGCACCATCATAATCAACACAAGCAGAGGGCCAAACACCAAACATTGGAAACTGTTAAAGTAGAACGTATTGACCACTTGGGTATTGTTGCTGGCGTTATCAAGGATTTGAAAATCATCGAAATGATTGACTCTCGCATACCAAAAGATGAGAAGGAAAATATCAGTGCCGGAGAAGCTATTGCCGGCATGGTTCTCAATGGGCTGGGTTTTTCCAATCGGCCGCTGTCGCTGACGCCTCAATTTTTCGAAAACAAGCCGCTGGATGTTTTGTTCCGTCCCGGGGTGCAAGCCTCGGACTTCAATCACTACAAGCTCGGGCGCAGTCTTGATGATGCGGTCGACTACAGCTCTGAACTGCTTTTCACCGAAATCGCCTCATCTACCTGTCGGTCGGAAAGTATCCATTTACTTTTCAACCATCTGGATACTTCATCTTTTTCATTGACCGGGGAGTATCTTCCTGATTCGGATGAACATGCCATCAAAATAACTCATGGTTACTCCAAAGACCACCGTCCTGATTTGAAACAGGCTGTGCTGGAGCTGATGGTATCCCAGGATGGTGGTATTCCCATTTTGTGTAAGTGCTGGGACGGGAATGCTTCGGATAATACCGTTTTCAAAGAACGCAGCAGTGAACTCGTTCGTCAGTTCAAAGCAAGCGATACCCCTCGTTACCTGATTATGGATTCGAAAGGATATACCGAATCCAATGCTTCCAACTTGAAAGATATCCCGTTTATCACCCGCATCCCGGGAACCCTTTTCATTGTGAAGACCGTCATCGAACAGGCCCTAAAATGGGACCTGTGGGCGGAGATTAACGATGATTATCAGTACCAGACGTTGGAGTTAGGGCATTATGGAATTGATCAACGTTGGTTGATCATTCGATCCAAAGGGGCTCTGGAGCGCGCGGTCAAGAGCGTTGAAAGAACTATTTCAAAAGAGAAGGAACGTGCGGAAAAGCAACTCTTCCATCTTCAGGCCCAACGATTTGACTCGGAAGCCGAAGCAATGACGGTCCTCCAAGAACTCAGTGATAAATGGAAGTATCATCTGGTTGACACTATTGAGTTTAAACAGCACATCAAATATGCCGTCAAAGGTAGACCA
This window contains:
- a CDS encoding DUF2958 domain-containing protein is translated as MKNTPKEAQLATIPGLYQTEHIPTQDKIIYAHFHIGQSHWFIAEFDQVDTMFGFCILNGDLEMAEWGYVSFQDLKNIKILGLYQVEYDVYWTPKPAGQIELIRRGGGIITDPRDEESGGHWKWHTLQN
- a CDS encoding IS1634 family transposase yields the protein METVKVERIDHLGIVAGVIKDLKIIEMIDSRIPKDEKENISAGEAIAGMVLNGLGFSNRPLSLTPQFFENKPLDVLFRPGVQASDFNHYKLGRSLDDAVDYSSELLFTEIASSTCRSESIHLLFNHLDTSSFSLTGEYLPDSDEHAIKITHGYSKDHRPDLKQAVLELMVSQDGGIPILCKCWDGNASDNTVFKERSSELVRQFKASDTPRYLIMDSKGYTESNASNLKDIPFITRIPGTLFIVKTVIEQALKWDLWAEINDDYQYQTLELGHYGIDQRWLIIRSKGALERAVKSVERTISKEKERAEKQLFHLQAQRFDSEAEAMTVLQELSDKWKYHLVDTIEFKQHIKYAVKGRPTPDTPIKSIKLQINVDLKVNQEKVDQDRDQKSCFVLGTSIPRFQLSDEDVFWGYKGQSKVENGFRFIKDPLFFASSLFVKKPSRVEGMLMVMTLSLLIYSIAQRRMRNELKRLETTLPNQIGKPVQNPTLRWIFQQMEGIDCVNIFHKEGEVHRLISGLNDIRRKILTLFGQTVSEIYQISFE
- a CDS encoding DUF932 domain-containing protein yields the protein MTNTTTLENVINAVHQNSINHFDEVIPVHEMEFNSLKQMWISGKQVDVAPTAQRLLSNRLRVPYSYLSRCPEDLQARNLNFWIEQERQRRDTFFCRFNGSTLRAVFTERYKPLDNMEILAQLIKQGFNHNLKVQYSLDHGMFLLKIPEFEKAFGVKSGNGFFDEVVPGIAFSNSEVGLIAFSIESFFYRLVCTNGLISVARAKTARFKHISSRGLDNFPEALSAVIEGSSHNQEDFKLSCQSHVDDPFGSIDVFSRRFGLSQNEADIVKKSFEQEPGNTLFHIINAFTASAKAEGLATVDVYKFEKAGGQILSLVKS